From Canis lupus familiaris isolate Mischka breed German Shepherd unplaced genomic scaffold, alternate assembly UU_Cfam_GSD_1.0 chrUn_S1047H1216, whole genome shotgun sequence:
CCCTTGTTTCTCTCTTTATCGCCTTCAAGGAGGACTTCAGGGATAGGGTGTCCTTTGGGGCCTGAGATATTCTGCAGCAAAGTCCTGTGATGTGACGGCACAGCTGCAGGAACACACTTCATGCTCATAATTTGTTCAATTGAAAAGAagtcaatttatttaaaagaaatagtatATGCCATACAGAATGTGTAAAGATACAAACACAGTGAATAGATACTAGAAAGAATATAAGGTGAGGGGATGACACATGCGGGTGGGAGATTGGGGTCAGGTGATGGAATGAAGGGTAATTGCACAAGCAATTATCTTCAAAGAGCTATGGGCTCCTGGGAGCCCTCTGGGAgctgagcaggaggaggggcaggggcaggggcaggagcagtggcagaggtggggaaggagaagggtcAGCGTAAGGGGCGGGGGCAGTAGCAGGGTCAGGGTCAGTGTCATAAACAGGAGCATGGTCAGGGTCAGAGtcgggagcaggggaaggggcaggatcAGGAGCAAGGGAAGGGATAAGGACAGAAGCAGGAGCAGAGTCAGGAGCAGGGTCAGGGGCAGAAGCAAAGCCAGGGTCCAGATCAGAAGGAGGGATAGGGTCAGGAGCAGAGTCCTGGTCACTTTCAGGATCAGGGTCAGGAGCAGGGTCATGGTCAGGCTCAGGGTCAGGAGCTGGCGCAGGGTCAGGGTCAAGAGCAGGAATGAGTAGAGGGGCAGCATCAGTGGCAGGAGCTGTTGCAGGGGCAACAGCAGGGTCAGGAGAGGGGTCAAGGCAAAGGTCTCCATCAGAATATGGGTCAGTCTCTCGGTCAGGAGCACTGGCATCAACTGTAACAGGGACAGGTTCTGGATCTGGAACAGAGTCAGGATCAGAGTCAAGAgctggagcagggcctggggcaggggcagggtgaggggctggagcaggggcagggtcagggtcaggagCTAGAGCAGGGCCTGAGGCAGAACAGAGGCCAACCCTCCTGTTGGGATCCAGCTCTTTTCCTCGAGTAGCAGCTCTCCAAGCACCCCTGTCAGGTCATCTGCTGGCTGTGGGGCCCCTGCAGGAGTCTCTACAGACACCCCTTCTCACCTTAGACCTGCTGATGCAGGAGCAGCCTCTGAAGGGGGCCCTCCAGATGCAGGATGCAGGGAACTTACTCGGGCTCTGGAGGGGCCAGGACGCCCACCCCTGCACCTGGCTGCTCCACCTCTGTGAGAGGGGCCGTGGGAGAGGGCTCTGAGGGGTCAGATGGAGTCcccatgagaggagagagagccccccccccctccgccacCGCATGCCTAGCTCTCTGTGAACCCTGCagggacagagccacccagggcatCCTAGAGTGGCCACAGCCAGGAaggaacacccccccccccgggacacTTCCCAATGGCCATCCCCCAGCTAGGTGCTCTGAGCCAGTCTTGGCTCCTGGGCCCACCTGTGAAATGTAGGAGGTACAGGAACTGTGGCCTGGGCGAGGTAAGGGCCTTTCCAGGCAGTCTGGGTACCTGCCCCTGGAGATGGTTCTGTTGATACTTTGTACCTGCGTCCACGCTGGCTTGCTGGGCGGCGGGGGACAACGGTACCAATGGAGGGCAGGTGGGACCCTGGTGTCCGCGAGCCTCCTTCCAACATCTTCTGCGGTGCTCGGCAAAGAGGGGGACGGGCAGCCGCCCAGAGACTCACAGCCCCCCGCCGGCCCTCCTCCCTGTGCGCATGCCcactcctcctgctgctcccagaTCACACACAGACCTGGTTGTGTATAGCCCTGCACCCAGGACGCATAGTGACCCATTCCTGCAGGGCCCAAGGTCAGCCCTGGCAGAAGGGTACCATCCTACACCCCACTCCACCAGCCCAAGACTGGACCTGGGAGTGACCACCACTGCTACCAGGTTCTGACCCCTCATCAGCCTGCGCCTGTTCGGGTGGGCCCACCTAaatgtctcctttctctccctcatgCATTTTCAGGGGAACTGAGGCTGCACAGGTCAGCAGAGTAGTGTGGGGCTGGGTGGGACAGCCCTGGGGTGTTACCTTTCGACCCCTTCTGCCAAATGGCCAGAGGCGCCGGTGAGCCCTGACAGGACACCCCCCACGAGGGGCACTGCTAGTAGGGCGCGCTGTCCTCAGCCTGGGGCCCCCAGAGGTTCGAAAACAGCACGAGAACATCCTGCTCCTCACAGGATCTCCTAGCGAATGAGCGAGTAAGGAGGCTGTGTATGGAAATGCAGTTGCCTGGTGTCCTGGGTTCCAAATTCCGGGCAACTGTGTCATCAGGGAAGTGAGGTCACCACAGCCTGGGGTCCCATCACCAGACTTCCTCCTCACACAGGAGGCCCCTGAGGGCTCCTCCGAGGAGCTCTGTACTCACCGTCTACCCTAAATCCCGTCCATACAGATACACCAACACAGCCCACCCACTCCCCACGGGAGGCCTGGTGCAGCCTGAGTCGCGTGGAGGACACAGCTGGTTTCAGACCTGCCTTCTCCTGCCCAGGGCTGTGACCCAGACAGACCCTGTGCCTCTCAGGGCCCCTCAGGCTCCCCATCTGCACAATGGGGTTCAGGCTTCTCCTTCTAGGGATGCCGTCAGGGGTAGGACCTATGGCTCTGCCCTGTCCCTGCTGTCACAGAGCCTCTGGGACCCCATTGACCCCCACCTAGGCAGCCCAATTACTTGGGCTTCAGCCGAGGTCTCCTGGGCAGTAGCCCCCACCCCACTAGGGGGGTGTCTCTTCCTATTTCCAGGTGCCCAGGGTGGTGGTGGACAGCGGACCCCAGACCCTGTCCCCTCCCAGTGCCCTGGCAATGCCCCTGGGCACCTTGGGGCCCCTGGACACTCACCTGGAAGAtacccctcctcccctgctgtgGATCTGAGTTATTGTCAGGAGTCCCtatgcccctgcccctcctcttccttctcccccttaTCATTCTCCCTCCCAGGACATGCACCCCTCCTGACCCCTCAGCTGGGCACCCAAAgtggtgtgtgtgggtgggtgtgggtgtgcgCGGTGCGCATGCAGGTGtgcttctctgcctgcctggGGAGCACGGGGGTCATGTCCTCACATGGGATGCGGTGGGAGGCTGTCCCTGAGACCTGGGGGCTCTCCTCCCCAGGCGAACCTCATGGGTGTGAGGCTAGAAAAGACTGGGGAGAACAGCCCTGCTCCGGGGACCCTGCATGCCTCATTGGCTGAccagccctcccccaccccgacctTGTCTGCAGccagcctccctccagcccagccAATCCAGGTGCTCTAGGGGATGCACAAGCATCACAAGCTGGGAGCCCCTGCAGCCTGTGGGGCCAGGTTccgattctggggtcctggggtaaGGAGAGGTGAGGCCggcaggtgtggggagagggCAAGCTGGACTCTCCTGGGGTCATGGCTCCCTGGTCAGGACAGACCCTGCTGCCAGCTGAGCCTATGGGCGCCCCGACTCCAGGTCTGGGTGGGCTCGAGAAGGAGACCAGATGTGGGTCCTGCTCACTCACAGGGGTCCGCTCTCTTGTGCTCCAAGACAATCCTGCTCGGCCGGAACTCCCCTCCTCGTTGGCCAGCCACGCCCTCAGCCAGGAGCACAGGCCATCCTCCAGCTCAGGGCCAGTGGGTGCTGGGCAGGCAGGGAAGGCTCACTCGACCTGGTCCGCCCCAGGACGGTGGCTCCTCCACAGCTCCTGAGGAAGAGGGTCATCCTCTGCTCTCTGGCCACTGGCATGTGACCCCCTATCAGGCACTGGAAGGACTCCAACCCAGACCTGGAAGTGCCCCAGCGGGGAGTGGACCCACTCACTGTACACACACGAATCGTGGAAGGTGGGCAAGGAAGAGACGGAGGGTGACGCTGTGCCAtggcctggagcccagggggcTGCTGCTTCAGTGCCCTCCAAGGGGTCAGCGGCCTCCCCTTTCCGGGATGGGAATCCTCCTGGAGCCTCGTCTCGCCCCTCAGAGCTCCTCATCTGTGGCTTTTTCAGGACCAAGGGAGAGACTGTGGTGAGGCCCTGAAGGCTCCACTCGCCTCCTTCCTCCACACACATCACTGCTTCCCGAGAAGCAGGAGCTGTGCTCTCTCACCACCCGGAGCAGCCTGGTTAAGGCACATGTTCCCTCCAAGGCCCAGCCCCTCTGGCTCTGTCACCTGCTTGGTGGCCCCGGCCGCCTGGCTGGGTGAGGAGTCCCAGGAGAGCTCTCCTGGCTGGGTCAGGGTTCATATTCTTGGGCACAGAAATGCCCCATCTGTCCTCTCCTGCAGAAGGTGaatgcctggggatccctgggtggctcagcgcctgcctttggcccagggcatgatcctggagtcccgagatcgagtccctcatcgggctcccggcatggaacccgcttctccctctgcctgtgtctctgcacccctccccccaccatgaataagtaagcaaaatcttaaaaaaaaaaaaaaaaggtgaatgcCTGGCCCGGGTGGCCCTCAGGGGCCTGAGGAAGGGGAGACCCCGCAGGTGCCCTGGAGACAAGGGTGACACACCCCTGTCTGCAAAACAAGGATCAGCACCCATCCCACTGGCATCAGCTAGCCATCCCTATGGGATCACCCCATAAACTCTGGCACTGTGTGTGCACCTGTTACTGTGCATTCATGGCACATGTCAGGTGTGTGATCTTCCGGAACTTGCTTTCTTGAAGGAAGGACACCAGCccctccatcctctccctcctcccattgtctctctctccacATCAGGATTTCCAAGGAGCCCCGGCTCTGGAACATGGACTGTGCCCCAGGTCTCACTTCCATCTTACTGAGGGGAACACCCCTGTCCATAAACCTCTCTTTATTTGCAACAGATTCTAGAAAGTGGAGTTTCTTGGTCAATATAATCAGCTGAAGACGGcattaactgctgagccacaccaGGTTGGTCCAACCAAACACTTTTAGAAGCAGCAGAGGACTTCAGCAGTGGTGCGGGCTATAAAttcaactaagaaaaaaatcatttgagtcAATTACatgaagaatcaaaaaaaaaaaaagaaagaaaattaggaaaactcAACTTACAATagtataataaaatacttaggaataaacctaaccaaggaggtgaaggCTACACATAAGAGAATTATAAAACCCTGCAGACAGAAGTgaaagaagatgcaaataaaGGCTTCTTGGGCTCTCAGACTTAAAGACTTCTATTGTCAAAGTTCCATACTACCTGCAGCAATCTCCAGATTCAATCTCTGTCAGCTTCAATGCCATTTATTGCAGAAATAGAATAATTCATCCTAAATGTGTACGGAATCTAGAAGGACCTCAAATAACCAAAACCAATTTGGAAGAAAGGTGGTATGGGTCCAAGATGGTGGAGCAATAGGAAACCTGAGTCACcttggtcccaggaattcagcttgATAGCTGTCAAATAATTCTGACACAGGTGTCTCCGGCGAATTCTACCGGAGATCTAAGAAAAGCATAGCTGCAACTtgcaaatagaaaagcaaccactttctGATTATATATGACAAGATGGAAACACTCAtctcaaaaaagagaagaggcagTCCTGACTGCCAGGGGCCTAATCAGTATGGACATAAGACGgcagaactagagttcagaagaataattataaagatactagctagGCTTGAAGAGAATACAGAAGACACTAGAGAACCCATTTCCGTACAAaggaaagaactaaaatctaatcaggtcGAGGGACACCTGATGTGTTGAGCATCCTCCTTTGGCTcggtgcgtgatcctggagttccgggatcgggtgccacatcgggctccctgcatggagctggcttctccctctgcctctgtctcggCCCTTCtgctctgtgcctttcatgaataaataaataaaataaaaaaaaatctactcagggaatccctgggtggcgcagcggttaagcgcctgcctttggcccagggcgcgatcctggagacccgggatcgaattccacgtcgggctcccggtgcatggagcctgcttctccctctgcctatgtctctgcctctctctctctctctgtgactatcataaataaataaaaattaaaaaaatctactcaGGTTGAAATCACAAACACTACTAATGAGattcaataaaaaatggaggctctaactgcaGGATccatgaggcagaagagagaatcagtGATCTATAatacaaaatgatggagaatagaggaattgagaaaaggagaaataaacaactactggatcacgatggggagaattcaagagataagtgataacaaaatgtaaaacaatattagaataattgggatcccagaagaggaggaaagattggtggggggtggggtgtcagaaagtatattggagcaaattagtgttgaaaacttccctaatctggggaggaaggaaacaggtattcaagACAGGAGGCAAAAGAACCTCCctcaaattaagtaaaaataggTTAATACCATGAAATATAATAGTGcaacttgcaaatctcagagacaaagaaacaGTCTTCAAAGCACCTCAGAACAAGAGGTCTGTAACCTACAAGGGGTAGCAGCcttagactggcagcagacctatccatggagacctggcaggccagaaaaacACTGGCATCATACATttagggtgctaaatgagaaaaagtgCTTTATCTAGCTAGGacatcattcagaataggagagagaaaatgcttccaggacaaacaaaaactataaggATTTGTGATGactaaaccagccttgcaagaaCTATTAAGAGGGTTCCTTTAAGTGAACAGAGGAACAGAGttcccaaaagtaacatagaccagaaaggaacacagacaatatacagaaacagtgactttaagtgacactaagttcatatctttcaataattgcTCTGAATAAACGTGGGCTCAATgtcccaatcaaaagacacaggcaTCAGATTGGAGGAAAAAGAAGACCCTGGGTACCTCTGGGGCTCAGTTGTTTgggcgtctgtcttcggctcaggtcatgatccccatgtcttgggatcaagccccatgttgggctccctgctccgtggggagtctgcttctacctttcACTCTCTGTctgtgccctccctccctctctctctctcaaataaatatgtaaaatattttttaaaaaagcaaggcACAACAATATGCTGTTTATAAAATACTCATCTTAGACACAAATAcccctccagattgaaagtgagggggagGAGAACCATTTGTCATACtaataaaaatcagaaggaagctggggtagcaatccttatatcagagaaattagattttaaactaaagactgAAATAAAAGATGGGAAATGATATTAGATTATAATTAAAGGCTTTATCCAacaaagaagatctaaaaattataaatatttatgcctctaacatgggagcagccaattattaaatcaaataataaaaaagaaacacattgataataatacagtaatagtaggggatATTAACACCCCAGTCACTGCAATAAACAGATCTAAACAGAAGATGAATAGGGAAACAAGGCCTTTgcatgacacactggaccagatagaccTCACAGGTATATTCAGGACATTCCACCCTAAAGacacagaatacacattcttttcaagtgcacatgaacaTTTGCCATCACATACTGCGTCACAAGCCAGGTCTCAACCAGTACTAAAGGATTGGGATCCTTCCCTGCATAATATCAGAtgataatgctttgaaactggactCAATCAAAGGAAATTTCAAAAGACCTAATATACATGGAGACTAAAGAGCATCCTTGGGTCAACCAGGAacttacagaattttaaaaattcatggaaacaaatgaaaatgaaaaaaaaaaaactgctcaaaaccgttgggatgcagcaaagatgGTCCTAGATGGAAATACATaacaatacaagcctttctcaagttacaagaaagatctcaaatacacaatctaaccttacacctaaagagggctggaggaagaagaacaaataaagcctaaacccccGCAGGAGAAGAGAATGAATAAAGATTAGATCAGAAGTCAATGAATTAGAAACCAATAAACAGAACACATCAAAGATTTTAGGATCTGGTACTTTGGAATAATTAGTAAGATTGATAAACTGTTAGCCAcacttatgaaaaagaaaagagaaaggaccccaaataaacaaattatgaatgaaagagaagaggtcACAACCCAACACCAAAGATATACAAGCAATTATAAGAATCAATATATTGTGAGCAAACATACGCCAACAAATTAGGtgatctggaagaaatagatgcattcctagaaacatagaaactaccaaaactgaaagaggaggacatagaaaacctgaacagacctataccaggaaggaaattgaacaagtaataaaaaatctcccagcaaacaagagtccagggccagatggcttcccaggggaattgcACCAAATAGTTACAGAAGATTAATACTTATTAACTGaattcgttaaaaaaaaaaatagattggcctagcccgggtggctcagtggtttagcgctgcctttggccctaggatgtgatcctggagacctgggattgaggcctgcatcggctccctgcatggagcctgcttctccctctgcctgtgtctctgcctctctctctgtgtgtgtcctctcatgaataaatggataaactcttaaaaaaaataaaaaagtaaaaaatttatacaaaatagaaatggaaggacaacttccaaactctttctagaGCTCAAGCATTACCCTGATCCCAAAATCAGACAATgtcccaccaaaaggagaattacagaaaatatctctgttgaatattgaaatgaaaataactttcaccaagatactagccaataggatccacagTGCAGTATCACCACgaataaatgggatttattcctgggctgcaaggattGTTCAATATCCACAATCAATCAGTGTTATATATCACATGAATAAAGAAAgggcaagaaccatatgatcctctcaattgatgcaggaAAACCATTTGGCAACCTACCAGCACcccgttgtttttttttttttttaagattttatatactttattcatgaaacacacacacacacacacacacacacacagaggcagagacacaggcagagggagaagcaggctccacacaggaagccacTCCAGGATAaagccctggaccgaaggcaggcactaaaccactgagccgcccagggatcccctacagcaccctttcctgattaaaaactctccacagcatagggatagagggaacattacctcaatatcataaaaagcCATACACAAAAGCCTACAGCgatctcattctcaatggggacaACTGAGAGCTTTTCGACcgaggtcaggaacatgacagggatgcccactaaCAACACTGctgtttaacatagtactagaagtcctggccttagctatcagacaacaaaagaaataaaagtcatctgaatcggcaaagaagaagtcaattttcactcttcacagatgacttGATACTCTGTGTGGAAAACCCAAAGGATTCCACCCcaaaactgctagaactcatacacgaattcagcaaagtggcaggatccAAAATCAATGAGCAGAAACAGTTGCACATCTCTACACTaagaatgagacagaagaaaaacaaattaagaagtcaatcccatttattgcaccaaaaacaacaaGATATCTATGGATAAACCTAATCAGAGAGGCAAAGggtctgtactctgaaaacaatagaacactcatgaaagaaatgaggaacacaatgaatggaaaaatattccatgctcatgaattggaagaaaaaatattgtgaagatgtctgTGCtccctagagcaatctatacattcaatacaatctctatcaaaataccatcaacttgggatgcttgggtggctcagcggtcgagcatctgcctttggttcagggtgcgATCCCgtggtcccagaattgagtcctacatcggactcccacagggagcctgcttctgcctctgcctgtgtctctgcctctctgtctttgtctctctctctctcttcctctgtgcctctcatgaataaataaataaaatcttacaaaaataccatcaacttatttcacagagatgTAACAAAgactcctaaaatttgtatggaaccagaaaagacccggAATAGCCACAGGAATGtcaaaaatggaaaccaaaatggCTTTCAACACAATCCTGGACCTCAAGTTCTGTTACAAAGCTGAgtatcaagacagtatggtcctggcacaaaaacagacacatagatcgatggaCCAGAAGAGAAACCCAGAAacggaccctcaactctatggtcaactcatcttcaacaaagcaggcaagactatccaatggaaaattgtcagtcttttcaataaatggtgttgtgaaaattggacagccacgtgcagaagaatgatacaggaccattttcttacaccatatgcaaaagtagactcaaaatggaagaaaagacctaaatgtaaatagGAAtgcatcaaaatcatagaggagaacacaagtagcaacttcttgctagacacatctccaaaggcaaaaatgaattattgggacttcataaaataaaaagcttttgcacagcaaaggaaacagtcgaccaaaccaaaagacaactgacagaatgggagaagatacttgtaaatgtcttatcagaaaaagggctagtatccaaaatatgtaaagaagttatcaaactcaacacccaaagaacagaTCATCCAATGGTCAGAAGGTACGAATAGATATTTtagcaaagaagacatacagatggccaacagacacctggaaaaatgctcaacatggctcagcatcagggaaatatgaatcaaaGTCACAAAGAGATACCAATTCACATCtcacagaatggctaaaatgaataagccaggaaatgacagatgttggtgaggatgtggagaaaggagaaccctcctTTGGAGGGTTGATGGAAATACAAGCTGCTGCATgcactctggaaagcagtgtggagtttcctcaagaagttaaaaataggggcagtccgggtggctcagcagtttagcaccacatTCAATCCAGGgggtcatcctggagacctgggatcaaatcccgcatcaggctccctgcatggagcctgcttctccctctgcctgtgtctctgcctctctctgtgtgtctctcatgaataaataaataaaatctaaaaaaaaaaaaaaaaaaaaaaaaagaagttaaaaatagagctaccctatggcctcgcaattgcactactagggatttactcTAAGTGATCCAAGTGATGTAGTGATCCCAAAGGGTGCCTGTACCACAATGTTTATACCAgcaatgttcacagtagccaaactatggaaagagcccagatgcccaccaacaaatgaatgaacaaagaagtggaacatatatatatacacaatggaatacaacTAAGccgtcaaaaagaatgaaatcttaccttTGGCAAGGACATGAATGCAACTAGAGGgttttatgctaagcaaaataagcaacTAGAGAAAgccaattatcatatgatttctctcatgtgtaatttaagaaacaaaacaggatcatacggggagagaaggaaaaaacaaaacttttttttctgacgaaatcattaaggagggcacatgatgtaatgagcactggatgttatacaagactgaggaatcactgaactctacctctgaaactaataacacatggtatataatttctttaatttcaaagaaaaaaaacaacagtggaTGACTCACACTTCATGGTTTCAAAACATATTACACAGCAATGTTCATCAGAACAGTGTGGTGCTGGCTTAAAGACACATCTATAGTGTGGAAGTACAACAGAGAGATGGGATGATGGCTTGTATCCATGGCTAAATCATCTTAGGCAACATTGCCAAGACCACACAACAGGGAAAGGaccgtctcttcaacaaatggtgtcggGAAACTAGATATACCCATGCAAATATACAAAGCCAGAACCTTCCATTTCAACATTTACAGAAATGAGTCAGCCATGGATCAAAGACCTCATTGAAAGTCCTAAAATGGTCAATCTCCCAtaagaaaacatagaggaaaagctccaTGACACAGGATATGACAATGATGTTTTTTAGATAGGACACCAAAAACACAACAATAATAATATGGCCAAATAGGACTACATCCAAGTTAAAAACTGTTGTGAAACACAGGACACAAGAGGTGAAAGGCATCctacagaagaggagaaaatatttgcagatcatgGATCTGATAATGACTTCTTATCCAGTTTAAATACAGTACTCCTACAACACAATAACCAAACAATCAAATGACCTGATTTAACAATGGCCAAAGGACTGgaattgacatttctccaaagatgaatGAATGGCCATCAAGcgtatgaaaatatgctcaatatgaCTAAAAATCAGAGATTAAATGAAAATCACAGACATAAAATCTCGTACTCAATGTGATGACTacttgggaaaaaaagacaaccagaaacagaaaacacCAAACGCTGGCAAAGTTTCAGAGAAAGTAGAAGCCCTGTGACCCTCTGGTTGATTGCGAATTGGtgaaccactatggaaaacaggatTGAAGAATCtcagaaaattacaaatgcaaCTAAAGTATGATCCAGCAACCCCTCCTCTGGGTATAtgttcaaaagaattgaaagcagggtctggAAGAGATAGTTGCACACCCACGTGCACAGCAGCACTCTTCACAGTAGCCGAAGGGTAGAAGTAACTCAGATGTCCACCAATGGATGAAGGGAGAAACCAAATGTGGTCTCTCCACCAATGaaatcagctttaaaaaggaaggaaaccctGACACCTGCTCCAGCATGCATGAGTCCTGAGGACACGAGGCTCAGTGAATGAAGCCgtcacagaaagacaagtactgcATGAATCCAcagtgtggggcacctggtggctcagtcagtgaagtgtctgccttcggctcaggtcatgatcccggggttccaggatggagccctgcatccggctccctgct
This genomic window contains:
- the LOC119878162 gene encoding uncharacterized protein LOC119878162; the protein is MEDLELVLYLDMVLELTLPSGAELELPAVALALELTLKAGSDFRRWSSQVQGWASWPLQSPSKFPASCIWRAPFRGCSCISRSKIQNLSLLQLMPVLLTERLTHILMETFALTPLLTLLLPLQQLLPLMLPLYSFLLLTLTLRQLLTLSLTMTLLLTLILKVTRTLLLTLSLLLIWTLALLLPLTLLLTLLLLLSLSLPLLLILPLPLLPTLTLTMLLFMTLTLTLLLPPPLTLTLLLPHLCHCSCPCPCPSSCSAPRGLPGAHSSLKIIACAITLHSIT